In Anaerolineales bacterium, the following are encoded in one genomic region:
- the ssb gene encoding single-stranded DNA-binding protein has protein sequence MSYQKITIVGNLGRDPEMRYTPGGQAVTNFSVASNRQYTSSTGEKVKETVWFRVSAWGRQAETVNQFLKTGSQVLVEGRLTPDKASGGPRIWTRQDGTPASSFEITAERVVFLGGRGDGSAPGGGPDNYQSAPMMDDGFEDEIPF, from the coding sequence ATGTCATACCAAAAGATCACCATTGTCGGAAACCTGGGTCGTGATCCCGAAATGCGCTACACCCCGGGCGGCCAGGCCGTCACCAATTTTTCGGTGGCCTCCAATCGCCAATACACCAGTTCCACCGGTGAAAAAGTGAAGGAAACCGTCTGGTTCCGCGTATCTGCCTGGGGTCGCCAGGCCGAAACCGTCAACCAGTTCCTTAAGACGGGCAGCCAGGTGCTGGTGGAGGGCCGCCTAACCCCGGACAAAGCCAGCGGCGGACCGCGTATTTGGACTCGCCAGGACGGCACCCCGGCCTCTTCCTTCGAGATCACCGCCGAACGCGTGGTCTTCCTGGGTGGCCGCGGCGATGGCAGCGCCCCAGGCGGCGGACCGGACAATTACCAGTCCGCGCCGATGATGGATGACGGCTTTGAAGACGAAATCCCCTTCTAG
- a CDS encoding DUF3467 domain-containing protein, which translates to MPDPKPKPEQEKGPGVPGALRPRLVPRPGLAGEAVYANVVRISHAPSELVFDFAHSLPGELDVPIKARVVLSPLSAKLLQRALADSLAKYETAFGVVNVPQGKSLADDLFRSPETPKPESE; encoded by the coding sequence ATGCCTGATCCCAAGCCCAAACCGGAACAAGAAAAAGGGCCGGGCGTTCCCGGCGCCCTGCGCCCGCGGCTGGTGCCGCGGCCGGGCCTGGCGGGAGAAGCGGTGTATGCCAATGTGGTGCGCATCTCGCATGCGCCCTCTGAACTGGTTTTCGACTTCGCCCATTCTTTGCCCGGCGAGCTGGACGTGCCGATCAAGGCGCGGGTGGTGCTTTCGCCGCTCAGCGCCAAGTTACTGCAGCGCGCCCTGGCGGACAGCCTGGCCAAATATGAAACGGCCTTCGGCGTTGTAAATGTGCCGCAAGGAAAATCTTTGGCCGATGACTTGTTTCGCTCCCCAGAGACCCCGAAACCGGAGAGCGAATGA
- a CDS encoding haloacid dehalogenase, translating into MSRLDEITKSIHASFEAQTAARDAALAQTRQLTRHCAHAIRAIHRDEAATAQTELAAASQLAAQLRNGLAGFPDLYFAGYTQDALKEFAEAVIVDALVAGKELPSPGELQVEPATYMQGLAEAAGELRRRCLDILRHGHSDEAERLLEQMDDIYAALVTMDYPDAVTRGLRRLTDICRSLVERTRGDMTISLRQQGLEASLRRLEERLGGEAS; encoded by the coding sequence ATGAGCCGTTTGGACGAGATCACCAAATCGATCCATGCCAGCTTTGAGGCGCAGACCGCCGCGCGCGACGCGGCCCTGGCACAGACCCGCCAACTGACCCGGCATTGTGCCCACGCCATCCGCGCCATCCATCGCGATGAAGCCGCCACCGCCCAGACCGAGCTGGCAGCCGCCAGTCAGCTGGCCGCCCAGTTGCGCAATGGCCTGGCGGGCTTCCCCGACTTGTACTTTGCCGGCTATACACAGGATGCGCTCAAAGAGTTTGCCGAAGCGGTGATTGTGGATGCCCTGGTGGCTGGCAAAGAACTGCCTTCTCCCGGAGAGCTGCAGGTGGAGCCGGCCACCTACATGCAGGGCCTGGCGGAAGCCGCCGGAGAACTGCGCCGCCGCTGCCTGGACATCCTGCGCCACGGCCATTCAGATGAAGCTGAACGGCTGCTGGAGCAGATGGACGACATCTACGCTGCCTTGGTCACCATGGATTATCCTGACGCGGTCACGCGCGGCCTGCGGCGCCTGACGGACATCTGCCGCAGCCTGGTGGAACGCACCCGCGGCGATATGACCATCAGCCTGCGCCAGCAGGGCTTGGAGGCCAGCTTGCGCAGGCTGGAGGAGCGCCTGGGGGGCGAAGCTTCGTAA
- the cas4 gene encoding CRISPR-associated protein Cas4 — translation MNPAVFALLLLLAAGLLFWWASRQQRRLGLPSGRLLYEDSGAQEQLQDVLLAEDLGLLGRPDYLVQAKEGLVPVEVKSGRTPQRPFETHILQLAAYCALVQRNYNQRPPYGIIRYPERSFNVPFTTELEARLIAVLSEMHTALATGVEQHRSHTMAARCRACGYRDVCVEQL, via the coding sequence GTGAACCCAGCCGTTTTCGCTTTGTTGTTGCTGCTGGCGGCCGGTCTGCTCTTTTGGTGGGCCAGCCGCCAGCAGCGTCGCCTGGGCCTGCCCAGCGGCCGCCTGCTTTATGAAGACAGCGGCGCGCAGGAGCAGCTGCAAGACGTGCTCCTGGCCGAGGACCTGGGCTTGCTGGGCCGGCCGGATTACCTGGTGCAGGCCAAGGAAGGTTTGGTGCCGGTTGAGGTCAAGAGCGGGCGCACCCCTCAGCGACCGTTCGAGACGCACATCCTGCAGCTGGCCGCCTACTGCGCGCTGGTGCAGCGCAACTACAACCAGCGCCCGCCCTATGGCATCATCCGTTACCCGGAGCGCAGCTTCAACGTGCCTTTCACGACAGAGTTGGAGGCTCGTTTAATCGCCGTGCTGAGTGAAATGCACACCGCCCTGGCGACAGGGGTGGAGCAACACCGTTCCCATACCATGGCGGCGCGCTGCCGGGCCTGCGGTTACCGAGACGTGTGCGTAGAACAGCTCTAG
- a CDS encoding NAD(+)/NADH kinase: protein MPNPARSPQFQHAAVLSRSLEGEPMAQTLQVAAFLGELGLQATPLYMHAVEVPERVAAGEFDLIIALGGDGTMLRAGHFCAPAGIPLLGINEGNFGFLIELERHTWREMLPRLLSGEYRLEKRMLIHAELWREGKQIGAWEALNEAMIGRGRLARPVHLAASLDGQPLTTYVADGLIIATATGSTAYALAAGGPVLPPELRNMVLVPVAAHLSMERAIVLAEGSVIRVEMKRGVEPVLTIDGQQPIEVQLGDWVELRASSHSLNFLRFKDPGDFYARLLHIMDNNPAAQATDTETR from the coding sequence ATGCCCAATCCCGCCCGCTCTCCGCAGTTTCAGCATGCCGCGGTACTCTCGCGCAGTTTGGAAGGGGAGCCGATGGCGCAAACCTTGCAGGTGGCCGCCTTTCTTGGGGAACTGGGTTTGCAGGCTACTCCTCTGTATATGCATGCCGTGGAAGTGCCGGAACGCGTGGCTGCTGGCGAATTCGATCTGATTATTGCTCTGGGCGGCGACGGCACCATGCTGCGCGCCGGCCATTTTTGCGCCCCAGCAGGCATCCCGCTGTTAGGCATCAATGAAGGCAACTTTGGCTTCCTGATCGAACTGGAGCGGCACACCTGGCGCGAGATGCTGCCGCGCTTGCTCAGCGGCGAATATCGCCTCGAAAAACGCATGTTGATTCATGCCGAGCTGTGGCGGGAAGGCAAGCAGATCGGCGCCTGGGAGGCGCTGAACGAAGCCATGATCGGCCGCGGCCGCCTGGCGCGGCCGGTGCACCTGGCCGCCAGCCTGGACGGCCAGCCGCTGACCACCTACGTGGCTGATGGGCTGATCATCGCCACCGCCACCGGCTCCACGGCCTACGCCCTGGCCGCCGGCGGCCCGGTACTGCCGCCTGAGCTGCGAAATATGGTGCTGGTGCCTGTGGCCGCCCACCTCAGCATGGAACGCGCCATTGTGCTGGCTGAAGGGTCGGTCATTCGCGTGGAGATGAAGCGCGGCGTGGAGCCGGTGCTGACCATCGACGGCCAGCAGCCGATCGAGGTGCAGCTGGGCGACTGGGTAGAACTGCGCGCCAGCTCGCACAGCCTTAATTTCCTGCGTTTCAAAGACCCCGGCGACTTTTACGCCCGCCTCTTGCATATTATGGACAACAATCCGGCCGCCCAGGCAACTGACACGGAGACGCGATGA
- the recN gene encoding DNA repair protein RecN, whose translation MLTELRIHNIAIIEDLTLEWGPGLIMLSGETGAGKSIVLDAVETLLGVRADTNLIRAGEDRASVEGTFKIPEALKGQIHAILQREELLDDPDYLSIQREFRREGRNLARVNGRPATVALVKELGELLIDLHGQSEHLSLLRVPAHRGLLDRYAGVERELAAYQSVYASLQDVRRELGNLREAEADAARRIELLSFQVQEIDAARLQVDEEQSLKEERTRLANAEALAANANQALAALDEGEGEAPSANDRLGAAQGALAQLAKVDPSRAELHTRAEGLFDELSELTRDLRDYLEQIEFNPRRLEEVEERLGLLQNLKRKYGEDIPAILAFAERARKDLDNISNAEERLAQLEAQEAELLLQLAAAAAALSAKRHAAAKTLSEAVEVELDDLKMEAARFGVDFAHREDPAGLPLDGKHYAFDPYGHETAEFMVAPNPGEGLKPLVKVASGGETARLMLALKNVLARADQTPTLIFDEIDQGIGGRVGSVVGEKLWRLARQHQVLCVTHLPQLAAYGDQHFKVEKVVQGGRTSTQVSLLQGEPRVVELAHMLGEVSEGTLQSALEILDTVHSTTVSG comes from the coding sequence ATGCTCACCGAGCTGCGCATTCACAATATCGCCATTATCGAGGACCTGACCCTGGAATGGGGTCCGGGCCTGATCATGCTCAGCGGTGAGACCGGCGCGGGCAAATCCATTGTGCTGGACGCGGTGGAAACCCTGCTGGGGGTGCGCGCCGACACCAACTTGATCCGCGCCGGTGAAGACCGTGCCAGCGTGGAGGGCACCTTTAAGATCCCGGAGGCGCTCAAAGGCCAGATCCATGCCATTTTGCAGCGTGAAGAGCTGCTGGACGACCCGGACTACCTCAGCATCCAACGCGAGTTTCGCCGCGAGGGCCGCAATCTGGCGCGCGTCAACGGCCGCCCGGCCACGGTGGCTTTGGTCAAAGAATTGGGCGAACTGTTGATCGACCTGCACGGCCAGTCGGAGCACCTCTCTCTGCTGCGCGTACCTGCCCACCGCGGCCTGCTGGATCGCTATGCAGGCGTAGAGCGCGAGCTGGCCGCCTACCAAAGCGTCTATGCCAGCTTGCAGGATGTACGCCGTGAGCTGGGCAACCTGCGCGAGGCGGAAGCGGATGCTGCCCGGCGGATTGAGCTGCTCAGCTTCCAGGTGCAGGAGATTGATGCCGCCCGCTTGCAGGTGGACGAAGAACAGTCCTTAAAGGAAGAACGCACCCGCCTGGCCAATGCCGAAGCGCTGGCGGCCAACGCCAATCAGGCGCTGGCCGCGCTGGATGAAGGCGAGGGCGAGGCGCCCTCCGCAAATGATCGCCTGGGCGCCGCCCAGGGCGCCCTGGCCCAGCTGGCCAAAGTGGACCCCTCGCGGGCCGAGCTGCACACCCGGGCGGAGGGCTTGTTCGACGAACTGAGTGAGCTGACCCGTGATCTGCGTGACTATCTGGAACAGATCGAGTTCAACCCGCGCAGACTGGAAGAGGTGGAAGAGCGCCTGGGCCTCCTGCAGAACCTCAAGCGCAAATACGGTGAGGACATCCCCGCCATCCTGGCGTTCGCCGAGCGCGCCCGCAAGGACCTGGACAATATTTCCAACGCCGAAGAGCGCCTGGCGCAGTTGGAGGCTCAGGAAGCTGAGCTGCTGCTGCAGCTGGCTGCCGCGGCGGCGGCGCTCTCCGCCAAGCGCCATGCGGCTGCCAAGACGCTCAGTGAAGCTGTGGAAGTCGAGTTGGACGACCTGAAGATGGAAGCCGCCCGCTTCGGCGTGGACTTTGCCCACCGTGAAGACCCCGCCGGGTTGCCGTTGGATGGCAAGCATTATGCTTTCGACCCATACGGCCATGAAACTGCGGAATTCATGGTGGCCCCCAACCCCGGGGAAGGCCTCAAGCCCCTGGTCAAGGTGGCCTCTGGCGGCGAAACCGCCCGGCTGATGTTGGCGCTCAAGAACGTGCTGGCCCGCGCCGACCAAACGCCCACCCTGATCTTTGATGAGATCGACCAGGGCATTGGCGGCCGCGTGGGCAGTGTGGTCGGCGAGAAGCTGTGGCGTCTGGCGCGCCAGCACCAGGTGCTGTGCGTCACGCATCTGCCGCAGCTGGCCGCCTACGGCGACCAGCATTTCAAAGTGGAGAAGGTCGTCCAGGGCGGTCGCACCAGCACCCAGGTGAGCTTGCTGCAAGGCGAGCCGCGCGTGGTGGAGCTGGCCCATATGCTGGGGGAAGTCAGCGAAGGGACTTTGCAGTCCGCCCTGGAGATTTTGGATACGGTCCACAGCACCACAGTTTCAGGCTAG
- a CDS encoding sigma-70 family RNA polymerase sigma factor — MSPKTDDINDQNDFEDEGVEEDFGLEPLDETENRLEAGELSPAIEDDEDDESLGGELQAAWAQTRAAQNLARESIVDAGDDPVRLYLKEIGLVSLLNIDREHWLATRVEAAHRLHQAQADPQVQRAEGEPRSLYKQIYNGMLQAHQDLETEAAAQGYPAADLLLTMEEARRLQSTWESEVPSYLRGYLDNGLWGKDARWDSVAKHAFTQLIGFYLMPDELLDKLGKHIVGHGQLPSARSFANMLPSNEELKVAMADTETRSMEAQIAIINANLRLVVSIAKRYVGRGSTFEDLIQEGNIGLLRAVSKFDPTRGFKFSTYATWWIRQAITRSIADQARTIRIPVHLLESIQRLMRIQRELTQQLGRDPNPDEIALESDLIDEADSREIKTLLKNEQAIPTELKRRWVRATTKVEQTLRSAEEPMSLESPVGAGDGSELADFIQDEDALAPMDAAAREMLREQVQSALAALTDREREVLELRYGLVDGKDHTLEEVGQHFSVTRERIRQIEAKALRKLRHPTRSHQLREYLGGS; from the coding sequence ATGAGCCCAAAAACCGACGATATTAACGACCAGAATGACTTTGAGGACGAAGGCGTAGAGGAAGATTTTGGTCTGGAGCCTCTGGATGAAACAGAAAACCGCCTGGAAGCCGGCGAGCTAAGCCCCGCCATCGAAGACGACGAGGATGACGAAAGCCTTGGCGGGGAGTTGCAAGCCGCCTGGGCCCAGACCCGCGCCGCCCAAAATCTGGCGAGAGAGAGCATTGTGGATGCCGGCGACGACCCCGTGCGCCTTTATCTAAAAGAGATCGGCCTGGTCAGCCTGCTGAACATTGACCGCGAGCATTGGCTGGCTACGCGAGTGGAGGCGGCGCACCGCCTGCACCAGGCGCAGGCCGATCCGCAAGTGCAGCGCGCCGAGGGCGAACCGCGCAGTTTATACAAGCAGATCTATAACGGCATGCTGCAAGCCCACCAGGACCTGGAAACGGAAGCCGCGGCGCAGGGATACCCTGCCGCTGACCTGCTGTTGACCATGGAAGAGGCGCGCCGGCTGCAGAGCACTTGGGAAAGCGAAGTGCCTTCCTATCTGCGCGGCTATCTGGATAATGGCCTGTGGGGCAAGGATGCCCGCTGGGACAGCGTGGCCAAGCATGCCTTCACGCAATTGATCGGCTTCTATCTAATGCCTGATGAACTGCTGGACAAGCTGGGCAAACACATCGTGGGGCATGGCCAGTTGCCTTCGGCGCGCAGTTTCGCCAATATGCTGCCATCCAATGAAGAGCTCAAAGTCGCCATGGCCGATACGGAAACACGCTCGATGGAAGCGCAGATCGCCATCATCAACGCCAACCTGCGCTTGGTGGTCAGCATTGCCAAGCGCTACGTCGGCCGTGGGTCCACCTTTGAGGATCTGATCCAAGAAGGCAACATCGGCCTGCTGCGCGCCGTCAGCAAGTTCGACCCCACGCGCGGTTTTAAGTTCAGCACCTACGCCACCTGGTGGATCCGCCAGGCGATCACGCGCTCGATCGCCGACCAGGCCCGCACCATCCGCATCCCGGTGCACCTGCTCGAGTCGATCCAGCGCTTGATGCGTATCCAGCGTGAACTGACCCAGCAGCTCGGCCGTGACCCCAACCCAGATGAGATCGCCCTGGAAAGCGACCTGATCGACGAAGCTGACAGCCGCGAGATCAAAACGCTGCTCAAGAACGAACAAGCCATCCCCACCGAACTCAAGCGGCGCTGGGTGCGCGCCACCACCAAGGTGGAGCAAACCCTGCGCAGCGCGGAAGAGCCGATGTCGCTGGAAAGCCCAGTGGGCGCCGGAGATGGCAGCGAACTGGCCGACTTTATCCAGGACGAAGACGCCCTGGCGCCGATGGACGCCGCTGCCCGCGAGATGCTGCGCGAGCAGGTGCAGAGCGCGCTGGCGGCGCTGACCGACCGCGAGCGTGAAGTGCTGGAGCTGCGTTACGGCCTGGTGGACGGCAAGGACCACACCCTGGAAGAAGTCGGCCAGCATTTTAGCGTGACGCGTGAGCGCATCCGCCAGATCGAAGCCAAGGCCCTGCGCAAACTGCGCCACCCCACCCGCAGCCACCAACTGCGCGAATACCTGGGCGGAAGCTAA
- the dnaG gene encoding DNA primase produces the protein MSSIEEIKARIDIADLVSETVQLRRAGKNFTGLCPFHSNTRTPSFVVFPDSGTWRCFGQCNEGGDVFKFVMKKEGWDFPEALRRLAERAGVQLRAPSPMEQAAKEQHTRLRELLEATTTFFRQQLLSSEAGKAALGYIRGRGLSDATIEAFGLGYAPDSFNALSDYLADKGYSPAEMLEAGVASERDGRQYDRFRNRLIFPIRDSGGRMAGFGARALRDGDQPKYLNSPQTPLFDKGALLYGLDRARKTIRDEDQAVLVEGYMDVIGLHQAGFSNAVSPMGTAINEGQLRVLKRLSKRIVLALDADAAGNQATLRGLQVARQALDREEEIVFDARGLLRHEARLQADIRVITLPPDTDPDELVQSDPEEWPRLLAAARPVVEHVMLSLAAGQDLNDPKAKRSLAEQVMPLIGDLPSPIERDTYTQKLARLLQVDERSLVSERPARRPASRPRPRRPAAEATQASPAPAEATNSDPNFKLEKHILAVIIRTPELLYRVNRSLQQAKLPRLSSGDFQHSEMQEMFRLSLESLEQDLLEPSSYALQNLPLPLLDRADEMLMNSQEMDPNAERVFEDLLRSILMLRRRNLYATNEQMRYLQAAAQEEGDLKASEYAQVMLQNTLTLQRLDKALAGDRKLASTR, from the coding sequence ATGAGCAGCATTGAGGAAATCAAAGCTCGCATAGACATCGCTGACCTGGTCTCCGAGACCGTCCAACTGCGCCGGGCCGGCAAGAATTTCACAGGGCTGTGCCCCTTCCATAGCAATACACGCACTCCATCCTTTGTCGTCTTCCCAGACTCCGGCACCTGGCGCTGCTTTGGCCAGTGCAATGAGGGCGGAGACGTATTCAAGTTTGTGATGAAAAAAGAGGGCTGGGATTTCCCCGAGGCCTTGCGCCGCCTGGCGGAACGCGCCGGCGTGCAGCTGCGCGCCCCCAGCCCCATGGAGCAAGCCGCCAAAGAACAGCACACACGCCTGCGTGAGCTGCTGGAGGCGACCACCACCTTCTTTCGCCAGCAGCTGCTGAGCAGCGAGGCGGGCAAAGCTGCCCTGGGTTACATTCGCGGCCGCGGCCTGAGCGACGCCACCATCGAGGCTTTTGGTCTGGGCTACGCGCCTGACTCGTTCAACGCGCTCAGCGACTACCTGGCAGACAAGGGCTACAGCCCTGCAGAAATGCTGGAGGCCGGAGTAGCCAGCGAACGCGATGGGCGCCAGTACGACCGCTTCCGCAACCGGCTCATCTTTCCCATTCGCGACAGCGGCGGCCGCATGGCGGGTTTTGGCGCCCGCGCCCTGCGGGATGGCGACCAGCCAAAGTATCTGAATTCCCCGCAGACGCCGCTGTTTGACAAGGGCGCCCTGCTTTACGGCCTGGACCGTGCCCGCAAAACCATCCGCGACGAAGACCAGGCCGTGCTGGTGGAAGGCTACATGGATGTGATCGGCCTGCATCAGGCCGGCTTCAGCAATGCGGTTTCCCCGATGGGCACAGCCATCAACGAGGGCCAGCTGCGCGTGCTGAAAAGACTGAGCAAGCGCATCGTCCTGGCGCTGGACGCGGATGCGGCGGGCAACCAGGCCACGCTGCGCGGTCTGCAAGTGGCCCGCCAGGCGCTGGACCGCGAAGAGGAGATCGTCTTTGACGCCCGCGGCTTGCTGCGCCACGAGGCCCGCCTGCAAGCAGACATCCGGGTGATCACCCTGCCGCCGGACACAGACCCGGACGAGCTGGTGCAAAGCGACCCGGAGGAATGGCCGCGCTTGCTGGCCGCCGCCCGCCCGGTGGTGGAACACGTGATGCTCAGCCTGGCGGCCGGACAAGACCTGAACGACCCTAAAGCCAAACGCTCTCTGGCAGAGCAGGTCATGCCGCTGATCGGCGACCTGCCCAGCCCGATCGAACGCGACACCTACACACAAAAGCTGGCTCGCCTGCTGCAGGTGGACGAGCGCAGCCTGGTCAGCGAGCGGCCGGCGCGGCGGCCGGCCAGCCGCCCAAGGCCGCGCCGCCCGGCCGCGGAAGCCACCCAAGCCTCCCCGGCGCCGGCTGAGGCAACCAACTCCGACCCCAACTTCAAGCTGGAGAAGCACATTCTGGCGGTGATCATCCGCACCCCGGAACTGCTCTACCGCGTCAATCGTTCTCTGCAACAAGCCAAGCTGCCGCGGCTTTCTTCGGGTGACTTTCAACATTCCGAAATGCAGGAGATGTTCCGTTTGTCTCTGGAGTCCCTGGAGCAGGATTTGCTGGAACCTTCCAGCTATGCTTTGCAAAACCTGCCGCTGCCGCTGCTGGACCGCGCCGATGAAATGTTGATGAACAGCCAGGAGATGGACCCCAACGCGGAACGTGTGTTTGAAGACCTGCTGCGCAGCATTTTGATGCTGCGCCGGCGCAACCTGTACGCCACCAACGAGCAAATGCGCTACTTGCAAGCCGCGGCGCAAGAGGAGGGCGACTTGAAAGCCAGCGAATACGCCCAAGTAATGCTACAAAATACTCTGACGCTGCAGCGCCTGGATAAGGCGCTGGCCGGCGACCGCAAACTGGCCTCCACCCGCTAA
- the glgP gene encoding alpha-glucan family phosphorylase, with the protein MSDFHARQPNHFNIPERIRRLGELSYNLWWTWSQNARDLFDLIDNVLWEQVGHNPVLFLRNVPLKRLEAAARDLNYVDLYDATLARFDAYIHATDTWFQQNCAQHDEAKIAYFSTEFGLHETLPMYAGGLGVLAGDHLKEASDLGLPMVAMGFIYTQGYFFQHISEDGWQEARRVTLRFEDMPVMPLVDADGRRLTVEVQLPGRTLHAQVWEVRVGRVPLYLLDSNVESNTDTDRHLTARLYSSEMDLRISQEIVLGIGGVRALRKLGYQPNVWHMNEGHSAFLSLEQARELVATGMPLEQAVQQLRNQNLFTTHTPVPAGNDEFPLWLVDQYFSHYWPELGLDQQGFIDLAGRVAADQTTFSMPILALRFSAQHNGVSELHGRVARRMWNFLWPEVKEDEVKIRYVTNGVHTDTWLSQRLAQLLRKHLGKQWHERLDDPKMWDGVLDIPDAELWRVRRHLKRRMGAFIRERARKHWIHDGVHPVQTLAAGVMLDPYALTIGFARRFATYKRADLVLSDIDRLLRLLNRPNRPVQIIFAGKAHPADEGGKLLIQEVYRVVKKAETGGRLVFLEDYDMNVARYLVQGVDVWLNTPRRPMEASGTSGQKAALNGALNFSVLDGWWREGYNGKNGWVIGKDEDIIDPNEQDASDAASLYDVLENQIVPLYYQDRLPHEPPPAWLAMVKESIRTLAPQFSARRMLKEYVNSMYLPAIENPDQFLEG; encoded by the coding sequence ATGTCCGATTTTCATGCGCGCCAGCCCAACCACTTCAACATTCCAGAACGCATCCGCCGCTTGGGAGAGCTTTCTTACAACCTGTGGTGGACCTGGAGCCAGAACGCACGCGATTTATTTGACCTGATTGACAATGTACTCTGGGAGCAGGTGGGGCACAACCCCGTGCTCTTTCTGCGCAATGTACCCCTGAAGCGACTGGAAGCCGCGGCCCGGGACCTGAATTATGTGGACTTGTACGATGCCACCCTGGCACGTTTTGACGCCTATATCCATGCCACCGACACATGGTTTCAGCAGAATTGCGCCCAGCATGACGAGGCAAAGATCGCCTATTTCTCCACGGAGTTTGGCTTGCATGAAACCCTGCCCATGTATGCCGGCGGCCTGGGGGTTCTGGCTGGCGACCATCTAAAAGAAGCCAGTGACCTGGGCTTGCCCATGGTGGCGATGGGCTTTATCTACACCCAGGGGTACTTCTTCCAACACATCAGCGAAGATGGCTGGCAGGAAGCCCGGCGGGTCACGCTGCGCTTTGAAGACATGCCCGTCATGCCACTTGTGGATGCGGATGGCCGGCGCCTGACGGTTGAGGTGCAGCTTCCCGGCCGCACGCTGCACGCTCAGGTGTGGGAAGTGCGTGTGGGACGCGTGCCGCTGTATTTGTTGGATAGCAACGTGGAGAGCAATACAGACACGGACCGCCACCTGACCGCCCGCTTGTACAGCAGCGAAATGGACCTGCGCATCTCGCAGGAGATCGTGCTGGGCATTGGCGGCGTGCGTGCCCTGCGCAAGCTGGGTTACCAACCCAATGTCTGGCACATGAACGAGGGCCACTCCGCCTTCCTCAGCCTGGAGCAGGCCCGCGAGCTGGTGGCGACCGGCATGCCGCTGGAACAGGCTGTGCAGCAACTGCGCAATCAAAACCTCTTCACCACCCACACCCCGGTTCCAGCAGGCAACGATGAATTCCCGCTGTGGTTGGTGGATCAATACTTTTCGCATTATTGGCCTGAACTGGGCCTGGATCAGCAGGGCTTCATTGACTTGGCCGGACGCGTGGCTGCTGACCAGACCACCTTCAGCATGCCAATATTGGCCTTGCGTTTCTCCGCCCAGCACAATGGCGTCTCCGAACTGCACGGCCGGGTGGCGCGGCGCATGTGGAACTTCTTGTGGCCTGAGGTGAAGGAAGACGAAGTCAAAATTCGCTATGTGACCAATGGAGTGCATACCGATACCTGGTTGTCACAGCGTCTGGCGCAATTGCTGCGCAAGCACCTGGGCAAACAATGGCATGAGCGCTTGGACGACCCCAAAATGTGGGATGGAGTGCTGGATATCCCCGACGCCGAATTGTGGAGAGTGCGGCGTCACCTCAAGCGCCGTATGGGGGCGTTCATCCGTGAACGCGCCCGCAAGCATTGGATCCACGATGGCGTGCATCCGGTGCAGACCCTGGCCGCGGGCGTGATGCTGGACCCCTACGCGCTGACGATCGGCTTTGCGCGACGCTTTGCCACATACAAACGCGCCGACCTGGTGCTGAGCGATATTGACCGCCTGCTGCGCCTACTCAACCGGCCCAATCGCCCGGTGCAGATCATCTTCGCCGGCAAGGCCCACCCGGCGGATGAGGGCGGCAAGCTGCTCATTCAAGAGGTCTACCGGGTGGTCAAGAAGGCCGAAACCGGCGGGCGGCTGGTGTTCTTGGAAGACTACGACATGAACGTGGCCCGTTACTTGGTGCAGGGTGTGGATGTGTGGCTCAATACGCCGCGGCGCCCGATGGAAGCCTCGGGGACGTCTGGGCAGAAGGCAGCGCTGAACGGCGCGCTCAACTTCTCTGTGCTGGATGGCTGGTGGCGCGAGGGCTACAACGGCAAAAACGGCTGGGTGATCGGCAAGGACGAAGATATTATTGACCCCAACGAACAGGACGCCAGCGATGCAGCCAGCTTGTACGATGTATTGGAAAACCAGATCGTGCCGCTGTACTACCAGGATCGCCTGCCCCACGAGCCGCCGCCAGCCTGGCTGGCGATGGTCAAGGAATCCATCCGCACCCTGGCCCCGCAGTTCAGCGCCCGGCGCATGCTGAAAGAATATGTGAATAGCATGTACCTGCCGGCGATCGAGAACCCCGACCAGTTCTTGGAAGGCTAG